Proteins co-encoded in one Sulfurimonas sp. HSL1-2 genomic window:
- a CDS encoding TolC family protein, whose translation MKGLHAFAALWLLCSGLSAAEQNATVLFGEQQPSASERQGVSLEAYLSDLKRKAFGYDYAKTEEESAKLRDSWIQPAVISYTLNRQNPYNGQGAPETQQESASIAIDQPIFRSGGIYYGIKYAEASRDVGMLTIAQQERTLIKQAVDLLMQIKQSELGIAKQKLQVDNTEINLLQKREQYMSGQLDSGFLNNAIIERNVAKQALLDLQTAQERLVSAFESISDLDYRTATIPFLAMVDEARFMDGTIDLALAKRQRAQERYNKDVTLASYLPSISVQGSYNWQKQESFFFTGSTAIKSQPPETAYYRYGVKASMPIDINSVNDYEASRLAYLKAKVTIDDTKRALRALYEQVVDNLRNIDAKIALAKENEALYATLLQDTEAQYGAGLKTQYDVELLANSRRIEQLSQRGYEIDRQRELLNLYEKLSDPEQ comes from the coding sequence ATGAAGGGTTTGCACGCCTTCGCCGCGCTCTGGCTGCTCTGTAGCGGCCTCTCTGCCGCCGAGCAGAACGCGACAGTCCTGTTCGGCGAGCAGCAGCCCTCCGCATCCGAACGGCAGGGCGTCTCCCTCGAAGCCTACCTCTCCGACCTCAAGCGCAAAGCCTTCGGGTACGATTATGCGAAGACCGAAGAGGAGAGCGCGAAGCTGCGCGACAGCTGGATCCAGCCCGCGGTGATCAGCTATACGCTCAACCGCCAGAACCCCTACAACGGGCAGGGCGCCCCGGAGACCCAGCAGGAGAGCGCCTCGATCGCCATCGACCAGCCCATCTTCCGCAGCGGCGGGATCTACTACGGCATCAAATATGCCGAGGCCTCGCGCGACGTCGGCATGCTCACCATCGCCCAGCAGGAGCGCACACTGATCAAGCAGGCGGTCGACCTGCTGATGCAGATCAAACAGTCCGAACTCGGCATCGCCAAACAGAAGCTGCAGGTGGACAACACCGAGATCAACCTGCTGCAGAAGCGCGAACAGTATATGAGCGGGCAGCTCGACTCGGGTTTCCTGAACAACGCCATCATCGAACGCAACGTCGCCAAACAGGCGCTGCTGGACCTGCAGACGGCGCAGGAACGGCTCGTAAGCGCTTTTGAGAGCATCAGCGACCTCGATTACCGTACGGCAACGATCCCTTTCCTCGCGATGGTGGATGAAGCGCGCTTCATGGACGGCACGATAGACCTGGCCCTCGCAAAGCGTCAGCGCGCGCAGGAGCGCTACAACAAAGACGTTACCCTCGCATCGTACCTGCCGAGCATCAGCGTGCAGGGGAGCTACAACTGGCAGAAACAGGAGTCCTTCTTCTTCACCGGTTCGACCGCCATCAAATCCCAGCCGCCGGAGACGGCCTACTACCGCTACGGCGTGAAGGCCTCGATGCCCATCGACATCAACAGCGTCAACGACTACGAAGCGTCACGGCTGGCCTACCTCAAGGCAAAAGTGACCATCGATGATACGAAACGTGCGCTGCGCGCGCTGTATGAGCAGGTCGTTGACAATCTCCGGAACATCGACGCGAAGATCGCCCTGGCCAAAGAGAACGAGGCCCTTTACGCCACCTTGCTGCAAGACACCGAAGCGCAGTACGGGGCGGGGCTGAAAACGCAGTACGACGTCGAGCTGCTGGCCAATTCGCGCCGGATCGAGCAGCTCAGCCAGCGCGGCTACGAGATCGACCGCCAGCGCGAACTGCTGAACCTGTATGAAAAACTGAGCGACCCGGAACAATGA
- a CDS encoding SAM-dependent methyltransferase: MRFSDYMTQWLYADDGYYATYRPIGKSGDFYTAVSASKFFGGTIAKHLIDVIDEGFLSPNATVCEIGAHHGYLLADIVEFIYTLRPELLKTLSFAIVERFEHLQEQQRRYFGDSFGEAVTLRHYTALSQMHEPEAFFVANEIFDAFPCELYYKGKTGRVENHEIIFDVDDAWVKAKAEQFHKDRGEIAVGYEAFAKEMAAAAQQSEFITFDYGEMQARPDVSLRVYKEHGVFPFFDETLDRADAYKKSDITYDVTFAHVKEAFEAAGMPMAEYATQMKALVEMGILELLEILRANADEKVYKQELEKVKTLIMPQFLGERFKMIRFRKERT; this comes from the coding sequence ATGAGATTCAGCGACTATATGACCCAGTGGCTCTATGCCGACGACGGCTACTATGCGACCTACCGCCCCATCGGCAAAAGCGGGGACTTCTATACGGCGGTCAGTGCATCGAAATTCTTCGGCGGCACCATCGCCAAACACCTGATCGACGTGATCGACGAGGGGTTCTTGAGCCCGAACGCGACCGTCTGCGAGATCGGGGCGCACCACGGCTACCTGCTGGCCGACATCGTGGAGTTCATCTATACTCTGCGCCCGGAACTGCTGAAGACACTCTCCTTTGCCATCGTCGAACGGTTTGAACACCTGCAGGAGCAGCAGCGGCGCTACTTTGGGGACTCCTTCGGGGAGGCCGTCACACTGCGCCACTACACCGCGCTGTCGCAGATGCACGAGCCGGAGGCGTTCTTCGTCGCCAACGAGATCTTCGACGCTTTTCCCTGCGAACTCTATTACAAAGGGAAGACGGGACGGGTCGAGAACCACGAGATCATCTTCGACGTCGACGATGCCTGGGTGAAAGCGAAGGCGGAGCAGTTCCACAAGGACCGGGGCGAGATTGCCGTCGGGTACGAGGCGTTCGCAAAGGAGATGGCCGCGGCGGCACAGCAAAGCGAATTCATCACCTTTGACTACGGTGAGATGCAGGCACGCCCTGACGTCTCGCTGCGGGTCTACAAAGAGCACGGGGTATTCCCCTTCTTCGACGAGACCCTCGACCGTGCCGATGCCTATAAAAAGAGCGACATCACCTACGACGTCACCTTTGCCCACGTCAAAGAGGCTTTCGAAGCCGCCGGGATGCCGATGGCCGAATACGCGACGCAGATGAAAGCTTTGGTGGAGATGGGCATCCTGGAACTGCTGGAGATCTTAAGAGCGAATGCAGACGAAAAAGTCTATAAACAGGAACTGGAAAAGGTCAAAACGCTGATCATGCCGCAGTTCCTCGGGGAACGTTTTAAAATGATTCGATTCAGAAAGGAGAGAACATAA
- the thiS gene encoding sulfur carrier protein ThiS: protein MEIIINGETRTVKEDTRLGKLLDEMGLREKVMAAAINMEIVKQDLWDTHELHNNDRLELLDFVGGG from the coding sequence ATGGAAATCATCATCAACGGGGAGACACGTACCGTCAAGGAAGATACCCGTCTGGGCAAACTGCTCGACGAAATGGGGCTCCGGGAAAAAGTCATGGCAGCGGCCATCAACATGGAGATCGTCAAGCAGGACCTGTGGGATACGCATGAGCTGCACAACAATGACCGTCTCGAACTGCTGGACTTTGTCGGCGGGGGCTGA
- a CDS encoding DUF4386 domain-containing protein — MEQAAGRRDLNTPARIAGFAWLVVIIAGISAEFFLRMPLIVQGDAAATAANIMEAEGRFRLSIAADTVMLLFDVTATVALYLLFRQTDRLLALTAAAFRLIMGAVLAANLLTLGSVPLVLQGADPAAATTVQLLLDIHGTGYDIGLVFFGLHCFLLGILIMKSAYLPRLLGALLMAASLGYLLDSFSHLLLPQGTPFLAMTASALIAVALLAELSISFWLMVKGVKS; from the coding sequence ATGGAACAGGCAGCCGGCAGACGGGATCTTAATACCCCGGCCCGCATCGCAGGATTTGCATGGCTCGTCGTGATCATAGCGGGCATCAGCGCGGAGTTCTTCCTGCGCATGCCGCTGATTGTGCAGGGGGATGCGGCGGCGACGGCCGCAAATATCATGGAAGCGGAGGGGCGCTTCCGTCTCAGTATCGCTGCCGATACCGTTATGCTGCTCTTTGACGTGACGGCCACCGTAGCGCTTTACCTCCTTTTCCGGCAGACAGACCGGCTTTTGGCACTGACGGCAGCCGCTTTTCGGCTCATAATGGGCGCGGTTCTGGCCGCCAATCTACTCACTTTGGGTTCGGTACCTTTGGTATTGCAGGGCGCGGACCCCGCTGCAGCCACAACCGTGCAGCTGCTTCTTGACATTCATGGAACCGGATACGATATCGGCCTCGTCTTTTTCGGGCTGCACTGTTTCCTCCTGGGCATCCTGATCATGAAATCCGCTTATCTTCCCCGTCTGCTGGGTGCACTGCTGATGGCCGCGTCGCTTGGGTATCTGCTCGACAGTTTTTCCCACCTGCTGCTGCCGCAGGGTACGCCGTTTCTGGCAATGACGGCATCGGCCCTGATCGCGGTGGCGCTGCTGGCGGAGCTTTCGATCTCGTTCTGGCTGATGGTAAAAGGGGTGAAATCGTAA